One segment of Brassica napus cultivar Da-Ae chromosome C3, Da-Ae, whole genome shotgun sequence DNA contains the following:
- the LOC111204178 gene encoding uncharacterized protein LOC111204178, with product MHYRARSLLAGNHYLTFASLYALFCSEFSAKGDLPALVYVHPGVEISIPLCMNIEGFISPGRIEKYLPEMKRGSVYKLNNFYGSINKSVFRVCDHTATVSFSWNSELSVLLDCQTPFDEDSFRFHSYEEFQSSCYLKGDLYDVVGHMKLVNGQSIIEACVLDEVEIEKAARDFRKKFNSYEKTPTVLLVTAVNAQTLGGTLALTSMSSSRVFMDYDVQPTIDYFGWLGSNPAIAEQVNAEVVTKREAMTIGEIFSYIKQEFAKDAFFECTATIDDVVHGSTWYYIACSGCHTKVTKRPTSMICTNSKCGKISVNDNSDQAFFVLLGDAGRELTGKPASELVRNYFEANGNQECNHEAPVPEALISTIGQRHKFCVKVTEHNLSGKTRSLTVTSSHSILGGRPHYCNFGENIQKPPWFCRGE from the exons ATGCATTACAGGGCAAGATCTCTATTGGCAGGAAACCATTACTTGACCTTTGCATCTCTTTATGCATTGTTTTGTAGTGAGTTCTCTGCCAAAGGAGATTTGCCCG CATTGGTTTACGTTCATCCGGGTGTGGAGATATCTATTCCTCTTTGTATGAATATAGAAG GATTCATCTCCCCAGGACGTATTGAAAAATATTTGCCTGAGATGAAGCGAGGGTCTGTCTACAAACTCAACAACTTCTATGGATCCATAAACAAGTCGGTGTTCCGGGTTTGTGATCATACCGCGACCGTGTCGTTCTCGTGGAATTCAGAACTGTCGGTTCTTCTAGACTGTCAGACTCCTTTTGATGAAGACAGTTTCCGGTTTCATTCTTATGAAGAATTTCAATCCAGCTGTTATCTCAAAGGAGACCTCTATG ATGTTGTTGGCCACATGAAGTTGGTTAATGGCCAGAGTATCATTGAGGCCTGTGTTCTTGACGAAGTGGAGATAGAAAAG GCTGCAAGAGACTTCCGCAAAAAGTTTAATTCGTACGAAAAAACACCCACCGTGTTACTGGTCACGGCCGTTAACGCACAGACTCTCGGAG GTACTCTTGCCCTCACCTCAATGTCCTCCTCGCGTGTATTTATGGACTACGATGTCCAACCTACTATAGATTACTTCGGCTG GTTGGGCTCTAATCCAGCTATTGCTGAGCAGGTTAATGCAGAGGTGGTAACTAAACGTGAGGCAATGACTATAGGGGAAATATTCTCCTACATCAAGCAGGAATTTGCAAAG GATGCTTTTTTTGAGTGCACGGCTACAATCGATGACGTCGTCCATGGCTCTACTTGGTACTACATTGCGTGCAGTGGGTGCCATACTAAGGTTACCAAACGCCCTACTTCGATGATTTGTACAAACAGCAAGTGTGGGAAG ATATCAGTTAATGACAACAGTGACCAAGCTTTCTTTGTACTACTTGGTGATGCTGGTCGTGAGTTGACTGGGAAGCCTGCATCAGAATTAGTTAGAAACTATTTTGAG GCTAACGGAAATCAAGAATGTAACCATGAGGCGCCTGTCCCGGAAGCTTTGATCAGCACCATCGGCCAAAGACACAAATTTTGTGTCAAAGTGACAGAGCACAACCTATCTGGCAAGACCCGGTCTCTTACTGTGACCAGCAGCCACAGTATACTCGGAGGAAGACCACACTACTGCAACTTCGGAGAAAACATTCAAAAGCCGCCTTGGTTCTGCAGAGGGGAGTAA